The Spirulina subsalsa PCC 9445 region GGAACTATTGATTTTGGAGGAAGTGATGCTGACTCTGGAACTGGAGGAGGGAATGATTCCGACTCTGGAACTGGCGGAGGAAGTGATGCTGACTCTGGAACTGGAGGAGGGAATGATTCCGACTCTGGGAATGGGGGCAGTGGAGATCATGACGAGGGGGATGGGACAGATATCACGAACGGGAATGGTCATGGGGAGAACTCCGACGATACTACTAAAGTACCCGAACCTTCTGCCTTAGTGGGTTTAGGTGCGATCGCCACTTTCTGCTTACGTCAACGCTTCCAACAAAAACCTTGATTCAGCCAGCCCTAGGTAGGGCTGGCTGAATAAGTCCGAGAGTTGGGGAGTCGGGAGTCGGGAATAGGCAATCGTGCCAGTTTTAGATGATCTGTTCCCTGTTAAGAGTTCCCTGTTCCCTTGTTGAGCCTAGCATAGGCGTGTTATTCAGCAGACCCTAGGTAGATAAGCGCGACGGATTCCGCCTAAAATGCTCTTGATTCAGCCATCATAAATCAAGCCTGTGATAACAAAAGAGTCGATTTCTGTCGGAGCATTAGATTGGTTTTACCGAAAAGTCCAAGCGGAACGAGAAACGGATAAAGGACCCGTGATTCTTCTGCACGGTATCCCCTCCCAAAGCTATAGTTGGCGGTGGCTCATGCCTGCCCTTGCAGAACAGGGGATGGATGCGATCGCACCGGATTGGATTGGTCACGGATTTTCCGCTAAACCTGATAAACGGGATTTTGCCTACACCCCAGATGCTTATATACAAGCTCTGGGCGACCTTCTTGATGCTTTAGAGATTCAAACCTGTTCTATCGCGGTTCAAGGCTTTTTAGGCTCCGTTGGGCTACAATTTGCCTTGCGGAATCGCGATCGCCTAGAACGCCTCATGATCTTTAATACCCCCCTCAGTCCTAGTGCTAAACTGCCCTGGAAAATGCAGCAGTGGGGCATCCCCCTAGTGGGCGATATGTTAACCCAAGATCCCTTACTGATTGACCGCACTTTAGAGGGAGGCAGTGGGTTCCAAATTTCTGATGACGATCTCGACATCTACCGTCGCCCCTTCCTGCAAACCTCCTCCACTGGGCGTTCCCTCGTCGCCACCATCAAAAACCTCCAACTGCCCCAAGCGACGGCCGAAATTGCCGAGGGACTGAAAACCTGGACAAAACCCACCCAAATTATCTGGGGAATGCTCGATCCTTGGCTCGACAGTGCCATGGTCGAACCCTTCGCCAGTCAGTCTAATGTGGAATGGGTAAAACTGCCCGAAGCCAAACACTACCCCCAAGAACACTGGGGAGAAGAAATCGAACCGGATTTAGTAACTTTTTTGCGCCGTCAGTTCGTTTAAGGTCGCGAAACTCTGTATTCTAGTGATATCAAATCGATTGAATTCCAAAACCCATTATGAAACAGTTAAGGTCTATTCTGGCTTTGCTTTTGGTCTTAATGACCTCCTTCCTCGTCGCCTGTGGGAGTGGTGTTGCGAAAGCTCCCCCCACCTACACTCCCGAGAAAGTGGCTGAAATTGCCACCTATCTCGCCCCGGTTAAAGCGGCTAGAGAACGGATGCCCGAGTTAGGGAAACTCATTGAAAAAAAAGAATGGAATGACGTTGATTCCTTTATTCACGGTCCCCTCGGCGACTTACGCGCCAGCACCAGCGCCGTCACCCGCGCCCTGTTAACTAAAGATCAACCCCCAGCCGCAGACACGGCGAAAGAATTATTCGCCCACTTTGAACGCATTGATGAAGCCGCCCAAGGTCGCGCCTATAAGTTGGCAGTGGATGAGTATAAAGGGGCTGTGGGGGATTTTGATGCCTTTATTAACTTGATTCCCACTCAGAGTGATTCATGAGTCGAGTGGTTATTGTCGGGGGGGGGATTGTCGGAGCGGCGATCGCCTATGAGTTAAGTTTAGTGGCAGGGTTGGAGATTACCCTGTTGGAGCGCGCTGTTCCGGCATCGGGGTCTACCAACGCCGCCCTCGGCGTACTCATGGGGGCCATTAGCCAGAAAAACAAGGGCAGGGCTTGGCAATTGCGCGCCACCAGTATTCAACGCTATACTGCCCTGCTCCCCCAACTAACCGCAGAACTGGGGCAACCTATCCCCCACAATAATCAGGGAATTTTGATGCTCTGTTTTGACCCCACAGAACTCCCCCGTTGGCAAAAGCTGATTGAACAACGGGGGAGCCAAGGCTGGAGGCTGGAACTGTGGGATCAGGAGCAACTGCGCGATCGCACCCCCCAAGTTAAAACCTCTCGGGCGATCGCCGCCATCTATTCCCCCCAAGACCTACAACTTGACCCCACCGCCGTTACCCAAGCCTTCCTCACCGCCGCCCAAAATCGCGGCGTAACCTGTCAATTTGGGGTTGAAGTTCAAAATTTCTCGGCAACCGCCCCAGAAGGCGCAGAAACCCGCCAATGCCATCACGTTCAAACCACGATAGGATCTCTTGACTGTGAGTGGTTAGTCCTGGCCGCCGGATTAGGTTCAACCGCCCTCACCCAAGCCCTCGCCAGTCCCGTTGATATACGCCCCGTATTAGGACAAGCCCTACATCTGGAGTTAGATCACCCCCTCAATGACTCGTTTCAACCTGTGATCACCGGGGAAGATGTGCATATTGTCCCCGTCGGGCGTTCTCAATACTGGCTGGGGGCAACGGTGGAATTTCCCAATCATCAGGGGGAATTAGTGGCGAATCCGGTTTTATTGGAAGAAGTGCGACAACGGGCGAGTGAATTTTGTCCCGACTTAGCCACCGCCAAAATTATCCGCATTTGGTCGGGTCAGCGCCCCCGTCCCGAAGGTCGCCCAGCGCCCATTATTGAACCGCTTCAAGGGTATAGCAATGTGATTTTAGCAACGGGACATTACCGCAATGGGGTTCTTCTTGCCCCGGCTACAGCCCTAGCGGTCCGGGATTGGGTAACAGGAGAGTATGTTAATCCTAGCGTAAGCTAGAACGGCGACAGAACGCCTCTTGTTCCTCCACTAAACGCCCTGCACTGGGGGCATCCAAGGCATCCGAGAAGAAATAACCTTGAGCTAAGGAACAACCCAACTCTTGAATCTTCAAGAGTTGGGTTTCTGTTTCGATGCCTTCGGCGATCGCGTCCATGCCCAAACTCTGGGATAACATAATGATAATTCGGGCAATTTCCACACTACTGGCATTGGTTTCAATCTCCCGAATAAACGAGCGATCAATCTTTAAGGTATTTACCACCCCCTGCCGCAAATCATTTAAGCAGGAGTACCCCATACCAAAATCATCAATGCAAAGTTTAATCCGTCGTGCTTGTAATTCCACTAAGCGGGCGGCGGTGAACTCCCGGTTTTCTGTCCAAAGACGTTCCGTGACTTCTAAACTCAACCAAGCACTATCAATCCGGGTTTCCCGGCACACTTGATCAATCTGATCAATCAGATTGGGATGTAAAAATTGTTTGCGAGAACAGTTTAAATTGACAAATAACGGGAAATTTAACTGATTTTCCGCTTGCCAAGCCTTCAAACTTTGACAAACCTCCCGCAGCATCCACTCCCCAATGGGGATAATCAATCCCGTTTCCTCGGCTAATCCTAAAAAACTATCGGGGTACAATAACCCGCGCTGGGGATGTTGCCAACGTAAGAGGGCTTCAAAGCCTCGCAGATTCCCTGTACTTAAATCAACGATGGGCTGGTAGTGAATGACTAAATGACGCTCCTCAATGGCCTCCCGTAACTCTAACTCCAGTTTGAGCCGTTTCATGGCGGTTTGATACATCGTCGGGGTGAAAACCTGATAACAGCCTTTGCCCCGTTCCTTCGCCTGATAGAGGGCGGTGTCGGCATCTCGGAGAACATCATCAGGCTGTTCGTAATAAATGGGTAGGGTGTCTTTGGGGTCTTGTAAACCGGGGATGACACTACTGTAAACAATGCCAATGCTGACCCCGGTAAACACTTGATACCCGTTGAGATGGAAGGGCAAGGATAAAGACTGTTCGATGCGTTCTGCTACTTGGGTAGCAATATTAATGCTGTGGATATCTTCCAGTAAAATGGTGAACTCATCGCCCCCTAAACGGGCTACGGTATCATGGCCGCGCACACAATGTTCTAACCGACGGGCGATCGCTTTTAATAACTCGTCCCCCACTAAATGCCCTAAACTGTCGTTGACCACCTTAAACCGATCCAAGTCTAAAAACAGCACGGCAAATTTATAATCTTCCTGAGATTCGCTTAATTGGGAACGCCGTAACGCCTCACTCAATCGCATTCGGAACAATGCACGATTCGGTAAATTTGTCAAGGAATCATAAAAAGCCCGTTGATGAAGTTCTTGTTTAATTTCTTTTTCTGGGGTGATATCGACTACCATCCCCTCATAATAAAGGAGTTGACCCGTCTCATCGTGGACAGCGCGGGCATTTTCACAAATCCAGACCTTGCTGCGATCGCGCCGATAAATTTGAGACTCAAAACCGACCACCGCCCCCGTTGCCCTCATCTGCCGTACAAACTCCTGCCGTCGGCGAGGATCAACATAGAGTTGCTCCCCAATATTCGTTAGAGACTCCATTAACTCCGTCGGGGAATCATAGCCATAAATTTGCGCCAAAGCGGGATTCACACTCAGATAGTGACCATCGGCCGTACTTTGGAAAATCCCCTCTAGGGCATTCTCAAAAATACTCCGATACTTGACCTCCGCTTGGGCTAAACTCTCTTGGGCTTCCTTAATTTCCGTAATATCCCGAGACACCCAGACCACCGTTTGATCCGGTGTCGGAGAAATATTCGCTGAAAACCAGTATTCTTTCCCCTCAATGGTCAGGGAATACTCAAAATTGCGAATGGTTTTCCCCGTTGCTAATGTCTCCTGAATACAGGTCAGATAGCGATCCGCTTCAGCCCCCGGAAACACCTCCTGAATGGTTTTATTTAACAAATGCTCATAAGGTTGAACCAAAAGCGCCGCCTTCGTCCGGGCAATTTTCAAATACCGCCCCTCGCCATTAAATACCAAAATTGTGTCACTCATGGCCGAAAACAGCGCCTGTAGTTCGCTCGCTTGGGCTTGTAGAGCATCCTCACTCCGTTTCCGGTCGGTAATATCCGTAATAAAGCCCTCTAGCCCCAACAATTGCCCTTGAGGGTCATAAATCCCATGACCTTTCTCCCAGACCCATTTTTCCGCCCCAGAGCGGGTTTTAATGCGATATTCCACAATATAGGGGTGCTGGTTTTCTGCCCCCTCACGAATCGCCGCCAACACCATCGGTAGATCCTCGGGGTGAATAATCCGGTCAAAAGCATTTTGATCCGGGCGACTTAACTCCTCACTGGTATAACCCGTTAACTCACAACAGCCCTCACTTAAATAAGTCATAGACCAGTGGGGAGGATTGGGATCCGCTTGGAAGAAAATCCCCGGCATGGCATTGACTAAACGACTCAGTTGTTGCTGACTGGCGTGCAGTTGTGCTTCAATTTGTTTACGCTGCATTAACTGTCCCAGATGGTGGGTGATCCCTTCAGGTCGTTGGGCAAAGGTACTCACTAAATCCACCAAATACTGATTCCACGGTTGGATCTGTTGGCTAAAGAACACTAACACCGCAATAATTTTGCCTTCTACTAAAATCGGTACCCCAAAGCCCGTTTTAAAGCCACAGTGTTGGGCGATTTCCCCCCGTAAAAATCCTTCATCTTGGCTTAAATCTAGCGACCAGTAGGGTTTTCCCGTTAGCCAAATCCGACCGGGCAAACCAGAACCGGGTTTAAAATGATAGTTTTGGCTGACTTGGCGAAAGGTCTCGAATAGAGGAGAACAGTCTACCTTGTCCGAATTTAAGGGATGATAACAACACCAGGCCGGACTTAATTCTAAAGCCGTGTAGTCTGCATTACTGACCCAAGCCTCCCCAAAGTTCCACCCCGTCGCTTGGCAAATCTTCAGGAGAATGGTGGCGATCGCACTGTCCAAGTCCTCCGCTTCCCCAATACTCAAACAAAGACTATTGAGCAAATTCGCCTCCTCTTCCTGACTCTTGCGCTTGGTAATATCCGTAATCAACCCCTCCAGTGCAATCAATTCCCCCTGTTGAGAAAAGACCCCATTTCCCTGATCCCAGACCCATTTTTGCTGTCCCTGTCGGGTAATAATCCGATACTCCAAACTCAAAGCACTTTCTTGAGGACTCACCGACTCCAGCGCAGACCTTACCCTCTCCCGATCATCGGGGTGAATTAAATC contains the following coding sequences:
- a CDS encoding EAL domain-containing protein, which encodes MNSVHRKSSDLLTPNPQHRETSNSALSPFCDAEFGLELFLALSLPVVVASVEDGAILHANEGFCGVFGLTPQQVIGHCSLEFYFESAAWQVLFQALLQYRSLTNYELKLRRIDGKPLWGLVSLQLMDWQGQEVVLGVFQDITYPKQIEKALQERQQDLSSLTRNIPGTIYRIHRDPLWTCLFISDGCTELTGYRPREFTRHRKLTWFDLIHPDDRERVRSALESVSPQESALSLEYRIITRQGQQKWVWDQGNGVFSQQGELIALEGLITDITKRKSQEEEANLLNSLCLSIGEAEDLDSAIATILLKICQATGWNFGEAWVSNADYTALELSPAWCCYHPLNSDKVDCSPLFETFRQVSQNYHFKPGSGLPGRIWLTGKPYWSLDLSQDEGFLRGEIAQHCGFKTGFGVPILVEGKIIAVLVFFSQQIQPWNQYLVDLVSTFAQRPEGITHHLGQLMQRKQIEAQLHASQQQLSRLVNAMPGIFFQADPNPPHWSMTYLSEGCCELTGYTSEELSRPDQNAFDRIIHPEDLPMVLAAIREGAENQHPYIVEYRIKTRSGAEKWVWEKGHGIYDPQGQLLGLEGFITDITDRKRSEDALQAQASELQALFSAMSDTILVFNGEGRYLKIARTKAALLVQPYEHLLNKTIQEVFPGAEADRYLTCIQETLATGKTIRNFEYSLTIEGKEYWFSANISPTPDQTVVWVSRDITEIKEAQESLAQAEVKYRSIFENALEGIFQSTADGHYLSVNPALAQIYGYDSPTELMESLTNIGEQLYVDPRRRQEFVRQMRATGAVVGFESQIYRRDRSKVWICENARAVHDETGQLLYYEGMVVDITPEKEIKQELHQRAFYDSLTNLPNRALFRMRLSEALRRSQLSESQEDYKFAVLFLDLDRFKVVNDSLGHLVGDELLKAIARRLEHCVRGHDTVARLGGDEFTILLEDIHSINIATQVAERIEQSLSLPFHLNGYQVFTGVSIGIVYSSVIPGLQDPKDTLPIYYEQPDDVLRDADTALYQAKERGKGCYQVFTPTMYQTAMKRLKLELELREAIEERHLVIHYQPIVDLSTGNLRGFEALLRWQHPQRGLLYPDSFLGLAEETGLIIPIGEWMLREVCQSLKAWQAENQLNFPLFVNLNCSRKQFLHPNLIDQIDQVCRETRIDSAWLSLEVTERLWTENREFTAARLVELQARRIKLCIDDFGMGYSCLNDLRQGVVNTLKIDRSFIREIETNASSVEIARIIIMLSQSLGMDAIAEGIETETQLLKIQELGCSLAQGYFFSDALDAPSAGRLVEEQEAFCRRSSLR
- a CDS encoding alpha/beta fold hydrolase is translated as MITKESISVGALDWFYRKVQAERETDKGPVILLHGIPSQSYSWRWLMPALAEQGMDAIAPDWIGHGFSAKPDKRDFAYTPDAYIQALGDLLDALEIQTCSIAVQGFLGSVGLQFALRNRDRLERLMIFNTPLSPSAKLPWKMQQWGIPLVGDMLTQDPLLIDRTLEGGSGFQISDDDLDIYRRPFLQTSSTGRSLVATIKNLQLPQATAEIAEGLKTWTKPTQIIWGMLDPWLDSAMVEPFASQSNVEWVKLPEAKHYPQEHWGEEIEPDLVTFLRRQFV
- a CDS encoding NAD(P)/FAD-dependent oxidoreductase, whose translation is MSRVVIVGGGIVGAAIAYELSLVAGLEITLLERAVPASGSTNAALGVLMGAISQKNKGRAWQLRATSIQRYTALLPQLTAELGQPIPHNNQGILMLCFDPTELPRWQKLIEQRGSQGWRLELWDQEQLRDRTPQVKTSRAIAAIYSPQDLQLDPTAVTQAFLTAAQNRGVTCQFGVEVQNFSATAPEGAETRQCHHVQTTIGSLDCEWLVLAAGLGSTALTQALASPVDIRPVLGQALHLELDHPLNDSFQPVITGEDVHIVPVGRSQYWLGATVEFPNHQGELVANPVLLEEVRQRASEFCPDLATAKIIRIWSGQRPRPEGRPAPIIEPLQGYSNVILATGHYRNGVLLAPATALAVRDWVTGEYVNPSVS
- the psbQ gene encoding photosystem II protein PsbQ, producing the protein MKQLRSILALLLVLMTSFLVACGSGVAKAPPTYTPEKVAEIATYLAPVKAARERMPELGKLIEKKEWNDVDSFIHGPLGDLRASTSAVTRALLTKDQPPAADTAKELFAHFERIDEAAQGRAYKLAVDEYKGAVGDFDAFINLIPTQSDS